Proteins from a single region of Dictyostelium discoideum AX4 chromosome 5 chromosome, whole genome shotgun sequence:
- the prpf4 gene encoding U4/U6 small nuclear ribonucleoprotein yields the protein MDNKRIYFGAIKKENLKQKKDSINSIGSSGGGDEENQAEFLPFSKHTKRSQEQHQKVLDEYERKKRAKQVIVPTIDNLVKLKLRELLEPIILFGEKPEHRRSRLREILIERNIIDGTPLLISNKKEQEEQEQLEGSDEENFLTEGTEELKTARINISIYSLKKSQQRLLHLKKQREIELSIQKENDNLKNQFEEKQQKRIQKKLRLHQQLENDNMNIDEEEDDDDDDDGDDGDDLNMMVKIKTEFEKDMEYTVKELKNYYSSVSQIGDDRPLSMGVFSPDGKNVAIGSWSGVSKVWSVSGQKKQILAGHSQRVSCIAYHPLSGIDGNHTKNLVNIATTSADSTCKLWPLLNNDNNNNNNNNNDNEEEDNDATVSIETQPILSLEGHSDVVNRCSFHPCGRYITTSSNDKSWRLWDLESGGKCLLDQEGHSDGVMGISIQSDGSLLATGSQDGLVRIWDLRSGRPILYFQGHSKQVISVDWSPNGYQLASSSEDNTVVIWDIRKKEQSCQILAHNSIVSCVKFQKQSTQTNNNNNNSSPGCVNYLATCSFDGKIKTWSPNTWSPLATFEGHSSKVTSIDLTNSKILSTSFDKTWKIWSNDN from the coding sequence atggataataaaagaatttattttggagcaattaaaaaagaaaatttgaaacaaaaaaaagatagtATTAACAGTattggtagtagtggtggtggtgatgaagaGAACCAAGCAGaatttttaccattttcaaaacACACAAAAAGATCACAAGAACAACATCAAAAAGTTTTGGATGAATatgaaagaaagaaaagagcAAAACAAGTTATAGTACcaacaattgataatttagtaaaattaaaacttcgAGAATTATTAGAaccaattatattatttggtgAAAAGCCAGAACATAGAAGATCGAGATTAAGAGAGATATTAATTGAAAGAAATATTATAGATGGCacaccattattaatttcaaataaaaaagaacaagaagaGCAAGAACAGTTAGAAGGTAGTGATGAAGAGAATTTCCTTACAGAGGGCACAGAGGAATTAAAAACCGCTAGGATTAATATAtcaatttattcattaaagAAATCACAACAAAGATtattacatttaaaaaaacaaagagaaattgaattatcaatacaaaaagaaaatgataatttaaaaaatcaatttgaagaaaaacaacaaaaaagaattcaaaaaaaattacgaTTACATCAACAacttgaaaatgataatatgaATATAGATGAGGaggaggatgatgatgatgatgacgatggtgacgatggtgatgatttaaatatgatggtaaaaattaaaacagaGTTTGAAAAAGATATGGAATATACAGTTAAggaattaaagaattattattcatcAGTTAGTCAAATTGGTGATGACAGACCATTGAGTATGGGTGTATTTTCACCTGATGGTAAAAATGTTGCAATTGGATCATGGAGTGGTGTTTCAAAGGTTTGGAGTGTTTCAGGtcaaaagaaacaaattCTAGCAGGTCATTCACAAAGAGTAAGTTGTATTGCGTATCATCCATTGTCAGGTATAGATGGTAATCATACAAAGAATTTAGTTAATATTGCCACAACTTCTGCTGATTCAACTTGTAAGTTATGgcctttattaaataatgataataataataataataataataacaatgataatgaagaagaagataatgATGCGACTGTTAGTATTGAGACACAaccaatattatcattagaaGGTCATAGTGATGTTGTAAATAGATGTTCATTTCATCCATGTGGTAGATATATAACTACAAGTAGTAATGATAAAAGTTGGAGATTGTGGGATTTGGAGAGTGGTGGTAAATGTTTATTGGATCAAGAGGGACATAGTGATGGAGTGATGGGTATTTCAATTCAATCGGATGGTTCATTACTTGCAACAGGCTCTCAAGATGGATTGGTTAGAATTTGGGATTTAAGAAGTGGTCGTCCAATCCTCTATTTCCAAGGTCACTCTAAACAAGTGATCTCTGTCGATTGGTCACCAAATGGTTATCAATTGGCTTCTTCCTCTGAAGACAACACTGTAGTCATTTGGGATATTCGTAAGAAAGAACAATCTTGTCAAATTTTAGCTCATAATTCAATCGTATCATGTGTTAAATTTCAAAAGCAATCTACTCaaactaataataacaacaacaacagtagTCCTGGTTGTGTAAATTATTTAGCAACATGTTCATTTgatggtaaaattaaaacttggTCACCAAATACATGGAGTCCATTAGCAACATTTGAAGGTCATTCATCAAAAGTTACTTCTATTGatttaacaaattcaaaaattttatcaacttCATTTGATAAAACTTGGAAAATTTGGAGTAatgataattaa
- the mybD gene encoding myb domain-containing protein — protein sequence MQQQSEISKQVFISPDLSDNYNNNNSNINTNNNNSINDYENQNNGLVVPQSNQNQQYQDDQNDSFDDDSMDEGEEKSNLIIDESQQNSLNNNNNNSENNNINNSENNNINNSENNIHNNNNNNNNNNNNNNNNNNNNNNNNNNNNNNNNNNNNNTINNNNNNNNINNNINNNNNNYNNNNINNNNNINNNNNNNNENNNNNENNNNNNENNNKFIGSPMGEPQINNNNNNNNNNNNNNNNNNNNNNNNKNNNNNNNNNNNNNNNRKFDDQQIIKDLENRLKEAKKTNQLLDEKCNQLKKNITEKNHLLSRYINTLNSSVLQKKTLNRNRSRSRSRSNSRSHSRSRSRSRSLSSISRSRSRSRLIYSRSPSQSPQKNNNNNNNTNKSNSNNNNNHFNNNNNNNNNNNNNNNNNNNNNNNNNNKRKSEDDNQDDGKKKHRKNAIWTQEEDEKMAQLYNKYGKSWKAIHSHFDDKTREQVQSHGQYLIRIGKLEDIHRDGRKERRKGKQALQERQQQLEQQNQQNNNNNNYNNNINNNSNYNNNNNNINNSINNNNSNQNNYSDNNSNNNNNYGDNNITHNNYNDNSLNSSNYVNNDN from the coding sequence atgcaACAACAATCAGAAATCTCAAAACAAGTCTTTATATCTCCAGATTTATCAGATAActataacaataacaatagcaatatcaataccaataacaacaattCCATTAATGATTATGAAAACCAAAATAATGGCTTAGTGGTACCacaatcaaatcaaaatcaacaatacCAAGATGACCAAAATGATTCTTTTGATGATGACTCAATGGATGAAGGTGaagaaaaaagtaatttaattattgatgaaTCACAacaaaattctttaaataataacaataataatagtgaaaataataatattaataatagtgaaaataacaatattaataatagtgaaaataatattcataataataataataataataataataataataataataataataataataataataataataataataataataataataataataataataataataataataataataatactataaataataataataataataataatataaataataatataaataataataataataattacaataataataatattaataataataataatattaataataataataataataataatgaaaataataataataatgaaaataataataataataatgagaataataataaatttattggtTCACCAATGGGTGAGccacaaattaataataataataataataataataataataataataataataataataataataataataataataataataaaaataataataataataataataataacaataataataataataatagaaaatttGATGATcaacaaattattaaagatcTTGAGAATCGTTTAAAAGAAGCAAAAAAAACTAATCAATTACTTGATGAAAAATGTAAtcaacttaaaaaaaatataaccGAGAAGAATCATTTACTTTCAAGGTATATAAATACATTAAATAGTTCagttttacaaaaaaaaacactaaATAGAAATCGTTCAAGATCAAGATCACGTTCAAATTCAAGATCACATTCTAGATCACGTTCAAGATCACGTTCATTATCTTCTATTTCTCGTTCAAGATCACGTTCAAGATTAATCTATTCACGTTCACCATCTCAATCaccacaaaaaaataataataataataacaatactaataaatcaaacagtaacaacaataataatcactttaataataacaataataataacaataataataacaataataataacaataataataacaataataataacaataataataaaagaaagtCAGAAGATGATAATCAAGATGATGGTAAAAAGAAACATAGAAAAAATGCAATTTGGACCCAAGAGGAGGACGAGAAGATGGCTCaactttataataaatatggaAAAAGTTGGAAAGCAATTCATAGTCATTTCGATGATAAAACTAGAGAACAAGTTCAAAGTCATggtcaatatttaattagaATCGGAAAATTAGAAGATATTCATCGTGATGGtagaaaagaaagaagaaaGGGTAAACAAGCATTACAAGAaagacaacaacaattagaacaacaaaatcaacaaaataataataataacaattacaataataatattaataataatagtaattataataataataataataatattaataatagtattaataataataatagtaatcaaAATAACTATAGtgacaataatagtaataataataataactatggtgataataatattacacataataactataatgataatagtttaaattcCAGTAATTATGTTAATAACGATAACTAG